In a single window of the Gammaproteobacteria bacterium genome:
- a CDS encoding site-2 protease family protein: MSTIQFIAIAILPLLFAITMHEVAHGWVALRFGDTTAKMLGRLSFNPIKHIDPIGTLLVPGLMMLLGGIIFGWAKPVPVNFNNLHHPRRDMAWVAIAGPSANLLMAIGWALIMKLALLLHTGSLEWLARPLIYMGSFGIKINLILMVLNLLPIPPLDGGRVLSGLLPPRAAMYLDRVEPYGLIILILLLFTGVLGGILFPMYQGLEGLLLQAFGLPAVFT, from the coding sequence GTGAGCACGATCCAATTCATCGCCATCGCCATCCTGCCGCTGCTGTTCGCCATCACCATGCACGAGGTGGCCCACGGCTGGGTGGCCCTGCGTTTCGGCGACACGACCGCCAAGATGCTGGGGCGCCTGTCGTTCAACCCCATCAAGCACATCGACCCGATCGGCACCCTGCTGGTGCCTGGCCTGATGATGCTGCTGGGCGGCATCATCTTCGGCTGGGCCAAACCCGTGCCGGTGAATTTCAACAATCTCCATCATCCGCGCCGCGACATGGCCTGGGTGGCCATCGCCGGGCCCAGCGCCAATCTGCTCATGGCCATCGGCTGGGCGTTGATCATGAAACTGGCCCTGCTGCTGCACACCGGTTCGCTGGAGTGGCTGGCGCGGCCGTTGATCTACATGGGCTCGTTCGGCATCAAGATCAATCTGATCCTGATGGTGCTGAACCTGCTGCCGATCCCGCCGCTGGACGGCGGTCGGGTGCTCTCCGGGCTGTTGCCGCCGCGCGCGGCGATGTATCTCGACCGCGTCGAGCCCTACGGGCTGATCATCCTGATCCTGCTGCTGTTCACCGGCGTGCTGGGCGGCATCCTGTTCCCGATGTATCAGGGGCTGGAGGGCCTGCTGCTGCAGGCGTTTGGCCTGCCCGCTGTGTTTACTTAA
- a CDS encoding L-threonylcarbamoyladenylate synthase: MSQYFEIHPENPQQRLIHQTVGIIEQGGVIVYPTDSCYALGWDIDNKAAMERVKRLRRLDDRHNFTLVCRDLSDISNYAKLDNIAYRLIRNLTPGPYTFILKATHEVPRRLQPPKRKTVGLRIPDNAIAQALTEALGRPLMSTSLIMPDEDMPLTDPYQIRVLLEHQVDLVIDGGFCGLEPTTVVDLTEGAPEIIRKGRGEIDWLQAH; the protein is encoded by the coding sequence ATGAGCCAGTACTTCGAGATTCATCCCGAAAACCCCCAGCAGAGGCTGATTCACCAGACCGTCGGTATCATCGAACAGGGCGGAGTCATCGTCTACCCCACCGACTCCTGTTACGCTCTGGGCTGGGATATCGACAACAAGGCAGCCATGGAGCGGGTGAAGCGCCTGCGCCGCCTGGACGACCGCCACAATTTCACCCTGGTGTGCCGGGATCTGAGCGACATATCCAATTACGCCAAGCTCGACAACATCGCCTACCGCCTGATTCGTAACCTCACGCCGGGGCCGTATACCTTTATCCTCAAGGCCACTCACGAGGTGCCCCGCCGCCTGCAGCCGCCCAAGCGCAAGACCGTGGGGCTGCGCATCCCGGACAATGCCATCGCCCAGGCGCTGACCGAAGCCCTGGGCCGGCCGCTGATGAGCACCAGCCTGATCATGCCGGACGAGGACATGCCGCTGACCGATCCCTACCAGATCCGCGTTCTGCTCGAGCATCAGGTCGATCTGGTCATCGATGGCGGATTCTGCGGGCTGGAGCCGACCACGGTGGTCGATCTCACCGAGGGTGCACCGGAGATCATCCGCAAGGGACGCGGCGAAATCGACTGGCTGCAGGCGCATTGA
- a CDS encoding septation protein A — MKLLFDFFPVILFFAVYKLYGQLPAELVTALNGLPGLNLTPGKASDAIYLATAVAIVSSFLQVGAYWLRHRHFEKMHLVSLGLITVLGGATLFLHDPLFIKWKPTLVNWMFGLAFLISHYVGSRPLIQRLMNHAISVPDAVWRRLSHLWIGFFFVSGLANLAVAYTMSEAAWVNFKLFGMLGLTVIFILAQAIYLARHMENIEGQT, encoded by the coding sequence ATGAAGCTGCTGTTCGACTTCTTCCCGGTCATCCTGTTTTTCGCCGTCTACAAGCTCTACGGGCAGCTTCCCGCCGAGCTGGTTACGGCACTGAACGGTCTGCCGGGCTTGAACCTGACGCCGGGCAAGGCCAGCGACGCCATCTACCTGGCGACCGCCGTGGCCATCGTGTCGTCTTTCCTGCAGGTCGGCGCCTACTGGCTGCGCCACCGCCACTTCGAAAAGATGCACCTGGTTTCGCTGGGGCTGATCACCGTGCTCGGCGGCGCCACCCTGTTCCTGCACGACCCGCTGTTCATCAAGTGGAAACCCACGCTGGTCAACTGGATGTTCGGGCTGGCCTTCCTGATCAGCCACTACGTCGGCAGCCGTCCCCTGATCCAGCGCCTGATGAATCACGCCATCAGCGTTCCCGACGCGGTCTGGCGGCGTCTCAGCCACTTGTGGATCGGGTTCTTCTTCGTCTCGGGCCTGGCCAACCTGGCCGTCGCCTACACCATGAGCGAGGCGGCCTGGGTGAACTTCAAACTGTTCGGGATGCTCGGCCTGACGGTGATCTTCATCCTGGCACAGGCGATCTACCTGGCGCGCCATATGGAAAACATAGAGGGCCAGACCTGA
- a CDS encoding YciI family protein — MWYAILAEDHPNSLEARLKARPAHLERLEALKAEGRLLLAGPHPAIDSEDPGPAGFTGSLVIAEFPSLQEAQHWAGADPYVEAGVYARVEVKPFRKTLP, encoded by the coding sequence ATGTGGTACGCCATCCTCGCCGAGGATCATCCCAACAGCCTGGAAGCGCGCCTCAAGGCACGGCCCGCCCACCTGGAACGCCTGGAGGCCCTGAAGGCCGAAGGACGCCTGCTGCTGGCCGGACCGCACCCGGCGATCGACAGCGAGGATCCCGGCCCGGCCGGGTTTACGGGCAGCCTGGTTATCGCCGAATTCCCCTCCCTGCAGGAGGCCCAGCACTGGGCCGGCGCAGACCCGTACGTCGAGGCCGGCGTATACGCCAGGGTCGAGGTCAAACCCTTCCGCAAGACCCTGCCCTGA
- a CDS encoding peptidylprolyl isomerase, which translates to MKSRIALIGAAGLLAVVMLGGCGKKSESQKAAADQSSADAAAVVNGSVISRQELEMAVKLREQADPRAPADPSQILNQLINTTVLEQQAIKEGIEDRPDIKLRLKAMRENLLVTTLLREKVADFKISNDELKKAYDAQVAAMPPYEYKARHILTKTKAEAEAVIKKLEKGANFAELAKKDSIAPSAPQGGELGWFNPESMVPPFSEAVKKLKKGQYTKEPVHTQFGWHVIELENSRKMPVPSFDESKERVRNFIANQRLTQYITDMRNKAEVKVVNATLPSADTNGKDDSGDKQEDTKDSDSK; encoded by the coding sequence ATGAAATCCCGTATTGCTCTGATCGGAGCCGCCGGCCTGCTCGCCGTGGTCATGCTGGGCGGTTGTGGCAAGAAGTCCGAATCGCAGAAAGCGGCCGCGGACCAGTCCAGCGCCGACGCCGCGGCGGTCGTGAACGGTTCGGTCATCAGTCGCCAGGAACTGGAGATGGCGGTAAAACTGCGTGAACAGGCCGATCCCCGCGCACCGGCCGACCCGTCGCAGATACTCAATCAGCTGATCAACACCACCGTGCTCGAACAGCAGGCCATCAAGGAAGGCATCGAGGACCGCCCCGACATCAAGCTGCGCCTGAAGGCCATGCGCGAGAACCTGCTCGTCACCACCCTGCTGCGTGAAAAGGTGGCCGATTTCAAGATCAGCAATGACGAGCTGAAAAAGGCCTACGATGCGCAGGTCGCCGCCATGCCGCCTTACGAGTACAAGGCCCGGCACATCCTGACCAAGACCAAGGCCGAGGCCGAGGCCGTGATCAAGAAACTCGAAAAGGGTGCAAACTTCGCGGAGCTGGCCAAGAAGGATTCGATCGCACCGTCCGCCCCGCAGGGCGGCGAGCTCGGCTGGTTCAATCCCGAAAGCATGGTGCCGCCCTTCTCCGAGGCCGTGAAAAAGCTGAAAAAGGGTCAGTACACCAAGGAACCGGTGCACACCCAGTTCGGCTGGCACGTCATCGAACTGGAGAATTCCCGCAAGATGCCGGTGCCGAGTTTCGACGAGTCGAAAGAGCGGGTGCGCAATTTCATCGCCAACCAGCGCCTGACCCAGTACATCACGGATATGCGCAACAAGGCCGAGGTGAAGGTCGTCAACGCCACCCTGCCCTCCGCCGACACCAACGGCAAGGACGACAGCGGGGACAAGCAGGAAGACACCAAGGATTCGGACAGCAAATAA
- a CDS encoding YbhB/YbcL family Raf kinase inhibitor-like protein, with product MRIHAPAFGDHQSIPAVYTCDGDDIAPALSWSDLPAGTRSLALIVDDPDAPDPAAPKMTWVHWVLYNLPPESSGLPEGGKPLPDGTREGTNSWKKTGYGGPCPPIGRHRYFFKLYALDEMLPDLGRPDSKALEKAMQGHVLEEAELVGTYQR from the coding sequence ATGCGGATTCACGCCCCTGCCTTTGGTGATCATCAATCCATTCCCGCGGTCTACACCTGTGACGGCGACGATATCGCGCCCGCGTTGAGCTGGTCCGACCTGCCGGCGGGTACGCGCAGTCTGGCGCTGATCGTCGACGATCCCGACGCCCCCGATCCGGCCGCGCCCAAAATGACCTGGGTGCACTGGGTGCTGTACAACCTGCCGCCCGAGAGTAGCGGCCTGCCGGAGGGCGGCAAACCGCTGCCGGACGGCACCCGCGAGGGAACCAACAGCTGGAAAAAAACCGGGTATGGGGGACCTTGTCCGCCCATTGGCCGGCATCGTTATTTCTTCAAGCTCTACGCGCTGGACGAGATGCTGCCCGACCTCGGCCGTCCGGATTCCAAAGCCCTGGAAAAGGCCATGCAGGGGCACGTGCTCGAGGAGGCGGAACTGGTCGGCACCTACCAGCGCTGA
- a CDS encoding TIGR02186 family protein translates to MKRLSLFFILLLGMLAGRVMAAPNLVTELEKHSVDITARYTGDNILLFGAMSSAADVIVKVVSPVEKVSINRKEKIGPFWLTGHKHVIEGVPGVFYLLSTRPIDEMLSKEAQAKYGLNLPATLTDLKATPEAKHPDRMDDAILRIKQHTKHYVEDPSAVKVEGGRLFAATISLPAKLPLGKYRVETLLVKDGRVVATQDQSISVDEVHMEHWFSNMAENHSWLFGTLFTLFVLLLGLALGIALGKGGPKR, encoded by the coding sequence ATGAAACGTCTAAGCCTATTTTTCATCCTGCTGCTCGGCATGCTCGCGGGGCGTGTCATGGCGGCACCCAATCTGGTTACCGAACTGGAAAAACACAGCGTCGATATCACGGCGCGCTACACCGGCGACAACATTCTGCTGTTCGGCGCGATGAGCAGCGCGGCGGATGTCATCGTCAAGGTCGTCTCGCCGGTGGAGAAGGTATCCATCAACCGCAAGGAAAAGATCGGGCCGTTCTGGCTGACCGGACACAAGCACGTGATCGAGGGCGTGCCGGGTGTCTTTTATCTGCTTTCCACGCGTCCCATCGACGAGATGCTGTCCAAGGAAGCGCAGGCCAAATACGGCCTGAATCTGCCCGCGACGCTGACCGATCTCAAGGCCACGCCTGAGGCCAAACATCCGGATCGCATGGATGACGCCATCCTGCGCATCAAGCAGCACACCAAGCATTACGTCGAAGACCCTTCCGCGGTAAAGGTCGAAGGCGGACGCCTGTTTGCGGCCACGATCAGCCTGCCGGCCAAGCTGCCCCTGGGCAAGTACCGGGTCGAGACCCTGCTGGTCAAGGATGGCCGGGTCGTCGCGACGCAGGATCAGAGCATTTCGGTCGACGAAGTGCATATGGAGCACTGGTTTTCCAATATGGCGGAAAACCACTCCTGGCTGTTCGGGACGCTGTTCACCCTGTTCGTGCTGCTGCTCGGCCTCGCCTTGGGTATCGCGCTGGGCAAGGGCGGTCCCAAACGCTGA